In Rissa tridactyla isolate bRisTri1 chromosome 22, bRisTri1.patW.cur.20221130, whole genome shotgun sequence, a single genomic region encodes these proteins:
- the FCHO1 gene encoding LOW QUALITY PROTEIN: F-BAR domain only protein 1 (The sequence of the model RefSeq protein was modified relative to this genomic sequence to represent the inferred CDS: deleted 2 bases in 2 codons): MSYFTEHFWGEKNHGFDVLYHNMKHGQISTKELADFVRERAAIEENYAKAMVKLSKMATNGTQLGTFAPLWEVFRISSDKLALCHLELMKKLHDLIKEISRYGEEQGRVHKKSKEEVSGTLEAVQLLHGVAQLLPKSKESYHSKCQEYERLRKEGTSQKEIDKAELKSKKAGEALRRAVEKYNAARADFEQRMLDSAARFQEVEEAHLRHMKGLIGSYSHSVEDTHVQIGQVHEEFKQNVENIGTEMLLRRFAESKGTGRERPGVLDFDEYRLAPTLEGPKRSRSKAFRIPGLSRKERDRDAVESPDAEVGCPEVDEDGFTVRPDVAHTEAENHVCPSSDSDYDEDEPRKFYVHIKPVQPREAAGSAEATMEQLKATVGNLILPPSFGGTVKRQSSRHVASLTPASSDADPEGTLAAGDGAGRGCPAAQVNSGPGKAPPDAVPPAALFGPPLESAFEAEDFPAPRAYVLTSSSSPFSSSSPENVEDSGLDSPSHPAPGPSPDSRPWTPQPGTPQSPLPKRGGLPDPPPTATAAACYPDPGAWVPRPRSPAGRLPEPPGFAVFSGPGAEGLWEDVGTVPRGRSHCPSGPAPREAPSPDPFGEPLPWVRPRSPSGDQPPLPRPSSNSASSSSSSPAPQSGGESSSPSPWTCQGSGMRLTEGGTTAAPLPQPEPDALPARPSAAPREVPLVAPPRRSRTKRLVASLAAGSNTDLSRSLSPSPSWSCGPSHSAPASLGERGFFAVSQPALGLSRGPSPVVLGSQDALPVATAFTEYVHAYFKGHDADSCLVKVTGELTMSFPAGIVRVFSGSMAPPVLSFRLLNAAAIEQFLPNAELLYSDPSQSDPSTKDFWLNMAALTGHLQKQAEQSPAASYYNVALLKYQFSRLGPGSAPLRLCVRWDCSPGATRVSVEYGYNAGALALPVPLANVHVLLPVDEPVANLRLQPAASWNLEEKRLLWRLLDVPGAPGQGGCGRLSASWEPLCGPSKPSPVAAQFSSEGSTLSGVDVELASAGYRMSLVKKRFATGIYLAGS, translated from the exons ATGTCTTACTTCACCGAGCACTTCTGG GGCGAGAAGAACCACGGCTTCGATGTGCTCTACCACAACATGAAGCATGGGCAGATCTCCACCAAGGAGCTGGCTGACTTTGTCCGTGAGAG GGCTGCCATCGAGGAGAACTACGCCAAGGCCATGGTGAAGCTGTCTAAGATGGCCACCAACGGGACGCAACTGGG gacttTTGCGCCGCTCTGGGAGGTTTTCCGCATCTCTTCGGACAAGCTGGCCCTGTGCCACCTGGAGCTGATGAAGAAGCTGCACGACCTCATCAAGGAGATCTCGCGCTACGGCGAGGAGCAAGGCCGGGTCCACAAGAAG TCCAAGGAGGAGGTGTCGGGGACGCTGGAGGCCGTCCAGCTGCTGCACGGGGTGGCCCAGCTGCTGCCCAAGTCCAAGGAGAGCTACCACAGCAAGTGCCAGGAGTACGAGCGGCTCCGCAAGGAGGGCACCAGCCAGAAGGAGATCGATAAG GCAGAGCTCAAGTCCAAGAAGGCGGGCGAGGCGCTGCGGCGGGCGGTGGAGAAGTACAACGCTGCCCGGGCCGACTTCGAGCAGAGGATGCTGGATTCGGCCGCG CGCTTCCAGGAGGTGGAAGAAGCCCATCTACGCCACATGAAGGGTCTCATCGGCTCCTACTCCCACTCCGTGGAGGACACCCACGTCCAGATCGGGCAG GTGCACGAGGAATTCAAGCAAAACGTGGAGAACATCGGCACCGAGATGCTGCTGCGGAGGTTCGCCGAGAGCAAGGGCACGGGGCGAGAGCGACCAG GAGTGTTGGATTTCGACGAGTACCGGCTGGCCCCAACGCTGGAAG GACCCAAGAGGAGCCGGAGTAAAGCTTTCCGTATCCCTGGGTTGAGCCGTAAGGAGAGGGATCGTGATGCTGT GGAATCCCCGGATGCCGAGGTG GGCTGCCCGGAGGTGGATGAGGACGGCTTCACCGTGCGCCCCGACGTCGCCCACA CCGAGGCGGAGAACCACGTCTGCCCCTCCAGCGACTCCGACTACGACGAGGACGAACCCCGCAAGTTTTACGTCCACATCAAGCCGGTGCAGCCCCGGGAGGCGGCCGGCAGCGCCGAGGCCACCATGGAGCAGCTCAAGGCCACCGTGGGGAACCTCATCCTGCCCCCCAGCTTCGGG GGCACCGTCAAGCGCCAGTCGTCCC GGCACGTGGCGTCTCTGACCCCAGCCTCAAGCGACGCGGACCCCGAGGGGACGCTGGCAGCAG gtgACGGTGCAGGGAGGGGGTGCCCGGCGGCGCAGGTGAACAG TGGCCCCGGCAAAGCCCCTCCGGACGCGGTGCCCCCCGCCGCTCTCTTCGGGCCCCCGCTGGAATCGGCTTTCGAAGCAGAGGATTTCCCGG ccccccgcgccTACgtcctcacctcctcctcctcccccttctcctcttcctccccggaGAACGTGGAGGATTCGGGATTGGACTCGCCCTCGCACCCCGCGCCCGGACCCTCCCCAGACTCCAGACCCTGGACCCCGCAGCCGGGGACGCCGCAGAGCCCCCTCCCCAAGCGGGGTGGCCtgccggaccccccccccaccgccaccgccgccgcctgcTACCCG GACCCCGGTGCCTGGGTgccgcggccccgcagccccgccggccgcctccCCGAGCCCCCCGGCTTCGCCGTCTTCAGCGGCCCCGGGGCCGAGGGGCTGTGGGAGGACGTGGGGACGGTGCCCCGGGGACGCAGCCACTGTCCcagcggccccgcgccccgcgaAGCCCCCTCGCCCGACCCTTTCGGGGAGCCCCTGCCATGGGTCAGACCCCGCAGCCCCAGTGGGGAccagcccccgctgccccgtcCTTCCTCCAactcggcctcctcctcctcctcctccccggccccccaAAGCGGGGGGGagtcctccagcccctctccgtGGACCTGCCAAGGGTCGGGGATGAGGCTGACCGAGGGCGGCACGACGGCGGCTCCCCTGCCGCAGCCAGAGCCGG ATGCTCTCCCTGCCCGGCCCAGTGCGGCCCCCCGGGAGGTCCCGCTGGTGGCC CCCCCTCGCCGCTCCCGCACGAAGAGGCTGGTGGCCAGCTTGGCTGCGGGCAGCAACACCGACCTG TCGCGCTCGCTGAGCCCCTCGCCCTCCTGGAGCTGCGGCCCCTCGCACTCGGCGCCCGCCAGCCTGGGCGAGCGGGGCTTCTTCGCCGTCTCCCAGCCAGCACTTG GGCTGTCGCGGGGTCCCAGCCCCGTGGTGCTGGGCTCACAGGACGCGCTCCCCGTGGCCACCGCCTTCACCGAGTACGTCCACGCGTACTTCAAGGGGCACGATGCCGACAG CTGCCTGGTGAAGGTGACGGGGGAGCTCACCATGTCCTTCCCCGCTGGCATCGTCCGCGTCTTCAGCGGCAGCATGGCCCCCCCCGTGCTCAGCTTCCGCCTGCTCAACGCCGCAGCCATCGAGCAGTTCCTGCCCAACGCCGAGCTGCTCTACAG CGACCCGTCCCAGAGCGACCCCAGCACCAAGGACTTCTGGCTGAACATGGCAGCGCTGACCGGGCACCTGCAGAAACAAGCGGAGCAGAGCCCGGCCGCCTCCTACTACAACGTGGCGCTGCTCAAGTACCAG TTCTCGCGGCTGGGCCCCGGCTCGGCGCCGCTGCGGCTCTGCGTGCGCTGGGACTGCTCGCCGGGTGCCACGCGGGTCAGCGTGGAGTACGGCTACAACGCTGGCGCCCTGGCCCTGCCCGTGCCCCTCGCCAACGTCCACGTCCTGCTGCCCGTCGACGAGCCCGTGGCCAACCTGCGCCTGCAGCCCGCGGCCAGCTG GAACCTGGAGGAGAAGAGGCTGCTCTGGAGGCTGCTGGACGTCCCCGGTGCCCCGGGGCAGGGAG GCTGTGGCCGGCTCTCGGCCAGCTGGGAGCCCCTCTGCGGTCCCAGCAAGCCCAGCCCCGTGGCAGCCCAGTTCAGCAGCGAGGGCAGCACGCTGTCGGGCGTCGACGTGGAGCTGGCGAGCGCCGGGTACCGCATGTCGCTGGTCAAGAAGAGGTTTGCTACAG